In one window of Bemisia tabaci chromosome 4, PGI_BMITA_v3 DNA:
- the LOC140224361 gene encoding uncharacterized protein, with protein MRDSCTLPHGPGGLPKEQQRELRAELKGVRDKLCSLDTEAGLSAVDKDAIALKLAQLEFRFCPQAEGSRREGDFAREFLASQAQPPPSPSRPPQVPPYRPPSPPRGTPTPESPSWTYEEANSVKMRLQQYNSEHHGGNQSPNKSPRRSRSGSPTRRPRASPPRASSSPPRNWKPASPPRGPAAQIPTDYHGPPPDAVTPESPVSNNVVTNRWKRMALEHFAQTPGETDAEAHAKSRAFFMERLCPSHAGNPGDGPRQEIPAAPLSYSAPGPVLARPGTPGTPLSADYMEVGERVNHYLRLFREEEEKQNRRRDSPPPPSPPPPPPRRPGRLFTSNAQ; from the exons ATGAGGGACTCTTGCACTCTACCACACGGCCCCGGCGGGTTGCCCAAAGAACAGCAAAGGGAACTAAGAGCAGAGTTGAAAGGGGTGAGGGATAAACTTTGTTCGCTCGACACCGAAGCAGGGCTCAGCGCTGTGGATAAAGATGCAATCGCTCTGAAACTCGCCCAACTGGAGTTCAGATTCTGTCCGCAAGCGGAGGGGTCCAGGCGAGAGGGCGATTTCGCGAGAGAATTCTTGGCCTCACAAGCTCAACCTCCGCCTTCACCTTCCCGTCCGCCTCAAGTTCCACCTTACCGCCCACCTTCGCCTCCACGTGGGACACCGACACCGGAATCACCGTCATGGACTTACGAGGAAGCAAATTCTGTTAAGATGAG GTTACAACAATACAACTCGGAGCACCATGGTGGCAATCAATCGCCAAATAAATCACCCAGGCGGTCGAGGTCCGGATCCCCCACCAGGAGGCCGCGGGCATCACCTCCGCGGGCATCATCGTCACCACCTCGGAATTGGAAACCTGCCTCACCGCCGAGAGGACCAGCGGCGCAGATACCCACGGATTACCACGGACCGCCTCCCGATGCTGTCACACCGGAATCACCAGTATCTAATAACGTGGTAACAAATAGGTGGAAAAGGATGGCCTTGGAGCACTTTGCACAAACTCCTGGGGAGACAGATGCAGAGGCTCATGCCAAATCAAGGGCTTTTTTTATGGAAAGGCTGTGCCCAAGCCATGCGGGCAACCCGGGCGATGGCCCGCGCCAAGAGATCCCCGCGGCCCCTCTTTCGTACTCAGCTCCCGGACCCGTGCTTGCGAGACCGGGCACTCCGGGCACCCCGCTCTCAGCGGATTACATGGAAGTAGGCGAGAGGGTCAATCATTATTTGAGATTGTTTcgggaggaggaagagaaacaAAATCGTCGGAGGGATTCGCCGCCCCCGCCGTCTCCGCCGCCCCCGCCGCCGCGGCGGCCAGGGAGATTATTCACCTCCAACGCACAGTAG